The DNA region CAGGCGCTGGGGAGGTTTACGGGGGTTCGATCGCTGCTTGAAGGACTGGCTGTCGTGACAAGCGTGAAGTACGGCGTATGGGCGGTGTCGATGATCTTTGCCGGCGCTTACCAGGGCGGCCCGCTGGTCTGGCAGGATTGGATGCTGGTCGCATCGCATTTGGCGATGGCCGTTGAAGCGCTGCTGTACGTGCGTCTGTACCGGTTTGGGCCGATCATGCTGCTTGGCGCCGGGGCTTGGACGCTGCTGAACGATACGGTCGATTATACATATGAAGTGTATCCGTGGCTGCCGGAAACGTTGTGGGACGATGTGCCTGCGGTTACGGTGTTTACCGTCGCTTTGACCGCCGCCAGCGTTGTCGCGGGGTGGTTGGCGCTGAAAGGCGCAAAGAGAGCCTAGTAGACGATTTTGGAAATAATGTCGGCAAAATTAGTCTGTTGAAGATTTCGGGTGACAACATCAAGGAAAAAAAGGGCGCTATTTCAGCGATATCCCCCTTGTTGCGTGAAATAGAGGAATTTTATGGAGCTATTCTCACGATTTAGTGGCGAAGGACCGTCTTTCGACCTGTTCATCGAAAATTAAGACCCAAAAGTTCCGCTATTTTATGGGGACGATACTGAACACAAGACTAATATAGAACAAAGTGATCAACTTTTAATCACGAAACAGGTCACGAAGCGGACTTGTCATCGAATCTTTGAACAGGTACTTAAACGTTGAAGGTTCTACCCATGGACAGCCTGCCATACGATGATGGTAGGGAGGGATGTCCGTGAAAACGAAAGGAAAGCTCGGGTGGCTTTTTGTGCTGTTGCCGCTGCTGCTGCTGGCAGGCAGTCCGGCGGCCGCGGCCTCCCCGGCAGGGAAGGGGTTAGACGGCGGCCGGGCCCCGGCTCCGGTCTCGCAATTGTCCGACGAAGAGCGCGGGGATAAACTGAAGCAGCTGGAAACGGCGGCGGAAGCGCTGTACGGCCATATGCAGCAAGGGCGCGTCGAGGAGGCCCATGCCGAGATGGAACGGTTGATCGCCGCGCTTGAAGGCGTTTCTTTTAAAGGCTTGACCTCGGTGGAAGGCATTCATGCGCTTGCGGAAAGCATTATGGACGCGAGAGAAACGCTTGCCCGGTCCGAGATCGTCCCCGATGAGTGGTCGCGCTCTTCGGCCGTGCTGCGGCTGGCCGTAAACAGCCTGCTTCATAAGGACAAGGGGTTATGGCTGCAATATTACAAAGTAATGGCCGATGACATGCAGCGGATGAACAACGCCCGCGTAGGGGGGCAATCGGAGAAGCTGCGCGCGGCGTTTGGGAATTTGCAGCAGCATTACGAGACGATCCGCCCGGCCGCCGTCATTCGCCGCGATCCATCCACGGTCAACCGGTTTGATTCGTGGCTGTCTTACGCCGAACGGCTTAGCAATGACCAACCGATGGACGAAGCGGCGCTTATGGAGGCGATTCGCCAGGGGGAAAGCGCGTTAAAGGCGCTGTTCGGCCGCAAAGGCGAAGAGCCTGTGTTCCTGCCGATCGCCGGCTACGAAAATCCGTGGTATTGGAGCGGTTTGATCGGATTATGGATCGTGCTCGCTTTAGGATACACGGGCTTACGTAAATTCCAGGCTGCTCAGACGGTCACAGCGGTAGGCAGAACCGACGAGGATTCGTACCGGCACCGCTTTTAACACCGCGAAATAGCCGGCGGCAAGGGATCATTCCACTCCCTTGCCGCCGGCTATTTTTTGGTCTTGTAGACGGTAGCCGTGGTATTTTTCGTCTTAATCTTCCTTAAACCCTTCCCCGTGCACATCATGCACATCGCTGATAATGACGAACGCCCGCGGATCGACCGACTTGGCGATGCGCTGGAGCCGCCGGATTTCCTGCCGCGACACGACGCAGTAGGCCATATGCTTCGCCTGCTTGGAGTAGGCGCCGATCGCCGGTATCAGCGTGACGCCGCGCTCCATCTCCTTCGTGATGATGTCGGCGATTTCCGGGGCGTGATCGCTGATGATCGTAAACGCCTTGGCGGAATACGCGCCTTCCTGAATGAAATCGATCACTTTGGAGGCGATGAACACGGCGACCAGTGTATACAAAATATTCTCCTTCCTAATATAGAACAGCGACAGCCCGATGATGATCACGTCCAGCGTCAGGATGACCTGGCCCATGCTGAACCCGAATTTCCGCCCCAAAATCCGGGCAACGATGTCCGAGCCTCCGGTTGTGCCGCCGAAGCGGAAGACGATGCCAAGGCCGGCGCCCAGCGTCACTCCCGCGTACAAGGAAACGAGAATATAGTCGGTTTTTGTTTCAAACGGCAAAATCCAGCCGTGATCGATCAGCCGTTCGAACAGCCACAGGAAAAAAGAAAGCGAGCCGATGCCGATGCCGGTCCAGACGATGGAGCGGCCGCCCAAAACTTTCCACCCAAGAAGAAAAAGCGGAATGTTCAGCAGCAGGTTGGAGAGCGACGGCGAAATGCCAAACGCATAATTGAGCAGCAGCGTAATCCCGGTAACGCCGCCTTCCATCAATTGATTCGGCAATATAAAATAAAGAAGTCCAAACG from Paenibacillus macerans includes:
- a CDS encoding DUF1405 domain-containing protein, with protein sequence MKLSYFWSRAFLASRPILWALFVCNLLGTVYGYIWYDGQLRYTWENHPHWQIIFVPDSPTASLFFTLTLLFLLFPQALGRFTGVRSLLEGLAVVTSVKYGVWAVSMIFAGAYQGGPLVWQDWMLVASHLAMAVEALLYVRLYRFGPIMLLGAGAWTLLNDTVDYTYEVYPWLPETLWDDVPAVTVFTVALTAASVVAGWLALKGAKRA
- a CDS encoding sporulation protein YpjB, which encodes MKTKGKLGWLFVLLPLLLLAGSPAAAASPAGKGLDGGRAPAPVSQLSDEERGDKLKQLETAAEALYGHMQQGRVEEAHAEMERLIAALEGVSFKGLTSVEGIHALAESIMDARETLARSEIVPDEWSRSSAVLRLAVNSLLHKDKGLWLQYYKVMADDMQRMNNARVGGQSEKLRAAFGNLQQHYETIRPAAVIRRDPSTVNRFDSWLSYAERLSNDQPMDEAALMEAIRQGESALKALFGRKGEEPVFLPIAGYENPWYWSGLIGLWIVLALGYTGLRKFQAAQTVTAVGRTDEDSYRHRF
- a CDS encoding YitT family protein, giving the protein MFSNKLAVFFKTLLPILLGTAVYAFGLLYFILPNQLMEGGVTGITLLLNYAFGISPSLSNLLLNIPLFLLGWKVLGGRSIVWTGIGIGSLSFFLWLFERLIDHGWILPFETKTDYILVSLYAGVTLGAGLGIVFRFGGTTGGSDIVARILGRKFGFSMGQVILTLDVIIIGLSLFYIRKENILYTLVAVFIASKVIDFIQEGAYSAKAFTIISDHAPEIADIITKEMERGVTLIPAIGAYSKQAKHMAYCVVSRQEIRRLQRIAKSVDPRAFVIISDVHDVHGEGFKED